In Acaryochloris marina S15, a single genomic region encodes these proteins:
- a CDS encoding zinc-dependent dehydrogenase, with the protein MKAQVFRGVNQLSYEEVPKPDIGKDEVLVQVKVVGLCQSDIKKIRYPLYEPPRIFGHETAGKIAAVGSEVKGWHVGQRVVVLHHIPCMHCEYCLNDNFSMCEVYKNITTTAGFSPSGGGFAEYVKVPGHIVTRGGLVEIPKDISFEQASFVEPTNCCLKAVTKAGIKPGQTVLITGAGPIGLMFVMLVNYVGGRAITTDLLPTRIEKAKQVGAAAAFDARDPDLATKIQDLTNGMGVDVSLLAVPSDKAFFQALDCTRKGGKILFFAEFPDEVEIPINPNVLYRREIDLIGSYSSSFRLQKQSADIIFNKRIDVDALVSDRYPLQDLANAVEQAVSPGPETYKILIYP; encoded by the coding sequence ATGAAAGCTCAAGTCTTTCGAGGAGTCAATCAACTCAGTTACGAAGAAGTCCCTAAACCAGATATCGGTAAGGATGAGGTCCTGGTCCAAGTCAAAGTGGTGGGACTTTGTCAGTCTGACATTAAAAAAATTCGCTATCCCCTCTACGAACCACCCCGTATCTTTGGTCATGAAACAGCGGGTAAGATTGCCGCAGTGGGCTCTGAAGTTAAGGGCTGGCACGTCGGTCAACGGGTAGTTGTGCTGCACCATATTCCCTGCATGCACTGTGAGTATTGTCTCAATGACAACTTTTCCATGTGCGAGGTGTATAAAAATATCACAACTACGGCAGGATTTAGCCCGAGCGGGGGTGGCTTTGCCGAATACGTGAAGGTTCCGGGGCATATCGTCACCCGTGGCGGCCTAGTCGAGATTCCCAAGGATATTTCTTTTGAGCAAGCCAGCTTTGTTGAACCCACCAACTGTTGTTTGAAGGCCGTCACCAAAGCAGGTATCAAGCCGGGGCAAACGGTTTTGATTACAGGTGCGGGTCCCATTGGCTTAATGTTTGTAATGCTGGTCAACTATGTCGGGGGCCGAGCCATTACAACTGACCTCTTGCCCACCCGAATTGAAAAAGCAAAGCAGGTGGGGGCGGCAGCAGCTTTTGACGCCCGCGATCCGGACCTAGCCACTAAGATTCAAGATCTGACGAATGGCATGGGAGTGGATGTTAGTTTGCTGGCAGTGCCCAGTGATAAGGCCTTTTTTCAAGCCCTCGACTGCACCCGTAAGGGAGGAAAAATTCTGTTTTTCGCCGAATTTCCAGATGAAGTCGAGATTCCCATTAATCCCAACGTCTTGTATCGCCGCGAAATCGATCTGATTGGCAGCTATAGCTCTTCTTTTCGATTACAAAAGCAGTCAGCAGACATTATTTTCAACAAGCGAATTGACGTCGATGCCCTAGTTAGCGATCGCTATCCGCTCCAGGACTTAGCGAATGCAGTAGAGCAAGCTGTTTCCCCTGGGCCTGAGACCTACAAGATTTTAATTTATCCCTAA
- the murD gene encoding UDP-N-acetylmuramoyl-L-alanine--D-glutamate ligase, with the protein MPSAHIIGLGRSGIAAARLLRREGWQVDVSDAGQSEGLVKTQQTLAAEDISIHLNLKFSLAALAELDLDRPDRIVVSPGVPWQLPALEEARSQGIETFGELELAWRYLQQYPWIGITGTNGKTTTTAIVEAIFKAAGLRAPACGNIGYSACELALAGEPLDWVIAEVSSYQIESSPTLAPTIGVWTTFSPDHLERHGTVECYREIKALLLDQSKQKILNGDDQGLIKGLPWRWSDAYWTSSHGPSLPNGCNGQRCPVPHIFIEEGWVKVEGKPIVAVESMRMLGAHNQQNLLLAVAVAHLAGIGKDAIATAVSTFPGVAHRLEHICTWQGVDFINDSKATNYEAAQTGLAAVNYPAILIAGGEAKVGDDQAWLQTIQAQAAKVLLIGSAADDFSQRLKAIGYDNYEVVETMDKAVARAADVAPSLQAKSVLLSPACASFDQYRNFEKRGDHFRQLCQDLL; encoded by the coding sequence ATGCCTTCTGCTCATATTATTGGTCTTGGCCGCTCCGGTATCGCGGCTGCTCGTCTGTTGCGCCGTGAAGGGTGGCAGGTTGATGTTAGTGATGCAGGCCAATCTGAAGGGTTAGTGAAAACTCAGCAGACTTTAGCTGCAGAAGATATCTCTATCCATTTAAATCTGAAATTTTCCCTGGCTGCCTTGGCCGAACTGGATCTGGACCGCCCTGATCGAATTGTGGTCAGCCCCGGTGTACCTTGGCAACTTCCTGCTTTAGAGGAAGCGAGATCCCAAGGAATTGAAACGTTTGGAGAACTAGAACTTGCCTGGCGATACCTGCAGCAATATCCCTGGATTGGCATTACGGGGACCAACGGTAAAACAACCACAACTGCGATTGTCGAAGCGATTTTTAAGGCGGCGGGGCTGCGAGCACCCGCCTGCGGCAATATTGGCTATAGTGCCTGTGAGCTGGCCCTAGCGGGTGAGCCACTGGATTGGGTGATTGCGGAGGTCAGTAGTTACCAAATTGAATCTTCACCCACTCTAGCCCCCACCATTGGGGTGTGGACGACCTTCTCCCCCGATCATCTTGAGCGCCACGGCACAGTTGAGTGCTATCGCGAAATTAAGGCCTTACTCCTCGATCAGTCCAAGCAGAAAATTCTCAACGGTGATGATCAGGGTTTGATCAAAGGCTTGCCTTGGCGATGGTCCGATGCTTATTGGACGAGTAGCCATGGCCCAAGCCTACCCAATGGTTGTAATGGTCAACGCTGCCCCGTGCCCCATATTTTTATTGAGGAGGGATGGGTGAAGGTGGAAGGTAAGCCGATTGTTGCTGTTGAATCAATGCGAATGTTGGGGGCGCATAATCAGCAAAATCTATTGCTGGCAGTTGCGGTGGCTCATTTGGCTGGGATTGGGAAAGATGCGATCGCAACTGCCGTATCCACTTTCCCCGGTGTGGCTCATCGCTTAGAGCATATTTGTACCTGGCAGGGCGTAGATTTTATCAATGACAGCAAAGCCACCAATTATGAAGCTGCCCAAACTGGACTGGCTGCGGTCAACTATCCTGCCATTCTGATCGCGGGTGGAGAAGCCAAGGTCGGTGACGATCAGGCGTGGCTGCAAACCATTCAGGCTCAAGCTGCCAAGGTGCTGTTGATTGGCAGTGCAGCCGATGACTTTAGCCAGCGTCTTAAGGCTATCGGATATGACAATTATGAAGTTGTAGAAACGATGGACAAAGCGGTTGCCAGAGCTGCTGATGTGGCCCCTTCTCTACAAGCAAAAAGTGTGCTCTTATCGCCTGCCTGTGCTAGCTTTGACCAATATCGAAATTTCGAGAAACGAGGCGATCATTTTCGTCAATTATGCCAAGATCTGCTGTAA
- a CDS encoding DUF4177 domain-containing protein, whose translation MPSFEYKTIKLATTGVFKRNFDEVKLDEYMNQLGAEGWELVSAFDINRHQGGSQDVVAIFKRQQ comes from the coding sequence ATGCCTAGCTTTGAATATAAGACCATTAAGCTTGCAACCACGGGTGTCTTCAAACGCAACTTTGACGAGGTTAAACTGGATGAATATATGAACCAACTGGGTGCTGAAGGGTGGGAACTGGTAAGTGCCTTTGATATCAACAGGCACCAGGGCGGCTCCCAGGATGTTGTTGCCATATTCAAGCGACAGCAATGA
- a CDS encoding glyoxalase/bleomycin resistance/extradiol dioxygenase family protein has protein sequence MPSPTSCEFVPYLSINDAQKAVEFYTDVFGVAPYLLLNMPDGHVMHCEFRIGNARFFLSEELPEHGGTPSPKSLGGTTMAIHLYVDDCDAMVKTMRNSGSEVLMDPTDVFWGERFARVRDPFGHEWGITTQLREMSPKEIEEAAKQMFEGISE, from the coding sequence ATGCCTTCACCAACCTCTTGCGAATTCGTTCCGTATCTCAGCATCAACGACGCTCAAAAGGCGGTCGAATTCTACACTGACGTTTTTGGCGTTGCTCCGTACCTTTTACTCAACATGCCGGATGGTCATGTGATGCACTGCGAATTTCGCATTGGTAATGCTCGGTTTTTCCTGAGTGAAGAACTGCCAGAACATGGTGGAACGCCAAGTCCAAAAAGCCTTGGGGGGACAACCATGGCGATTCATTTATACGTCGATGATTGTGATGCAATGGTCAAAACTATGAGAAATAGCGGTTCAGAAGTTTTAATGGACCCCACTGATGTTTTCTGGGGCGAGCGGTTTGCCCGTGTTCGTGATCCATTCGGCCACGAATGGGGAATTACTACTCAACTCCGTGAAATGTCGCCCAAGGAAATCGAGGAAGCAGCTAAGCAAATGTTTGAGGGGATATCTGAGTAG